Proteins co-encoded in one Papilio machaon chromosome 24, ilPapMach1.1, whole genome shotgun sequence genomic window:
- the LOC123722352 gene encoding nucleolar protein dao-5-like translates to MADFNKYIPQEGTAGYASGESLPEVILTSGRPTYSGGAKACQKPTTSARNPEMTASDMDLTNRKEKEAWTGRGGKAGKDQAEEEETSDAELVPVSEISGMSGISGLSSSDSDSTIEGTKDLGEANKAAPTAPRLALRFPAKMPKKRALKDDGAAAPVAVKVSTAARGRPRRPGAHSSYLKEAKAHLAEGGESGASSSNPPPYRPPCLPPRDPSEPRCSQPAAATIEALAAKALLNVAAIQGEVKKSGNIKGTVLGQINRATKEVIEAVEELRSITPQEEQRRLRAENARLAREVELIRAELKAFKEAYSESQRKAAATPREVPLAREEGVETVLRGALEEMRRDLLESVGGMVNARLGDLETRLPPEPVVRPPLQADQHHPPPPRPVARPRLATGTTKGTEARPAQAPVAKAGPAPKPKRRINKTGPAAPPPPPPASGEGNARAAKKAKAATTEPAPQTSGGEEVQWSKVVGRKAGKKSKKAPARAPPAAQVQPTAAITVTLKPGATITNAEGQVAEAKYTDVLAKAKAAICLRDLGLETVKVRTSMTGSKLMEVGGNTPEETADRLAAELTRVIGDWADIARPSKLADLRVSGLDETVTREEVAARLATAGGCHPDAVRVGLIRSSFWGGGSALVRCPAAAAKAVAQIGKVAIGWSMATITAVRARPLRCFKCMRLGHTRALCPSEAEDGRLCFRCGQEGHKRAACEAPVNCAVCKRTGCPHAHVMGGAKCTPPTMRGKARSTGPPPAPRAQPPSGPQQQPEEERMQVS, encoded by the exons ATGGCAGACTTTAATAAGTATataccccaggagggtaccgCTGGCTATGCCAGCGGAGAATCCCTCCCAGAGGTCATTCTGACCTCTGGCCGGCCCACGTACTCTGGGGGGGCCAAAGCATGCCAAAAACCAACAACCTCAGCACGAAACCCGGAAATGACAGCAAGCGATATGGATTTGACGAATCGGAAGGAGAAGGAAGCGTGGACAGGAAGAGGAGGAAAGGCTGGTAAGGACCAGGCAGAGGAGGAAGAGACGAGCGACGCGGAGTTGGTGCCGGTCTCTGAAATATCTGGAATGTCCGGAATATCCGGTCTGTCCTCGTCTGACTCGGACAGCACGATAGAGGGCACAAAAGACCTAGGGGAGGCGAATAAGGCCGCCCCTACAGCCCCGAGACTCGCCCTCAGATTTCCGGCAAAAATGCCGAAGAAGAGGGCGTTGAAAGACGACGGAGCGGCGGCCCCGGTGGCCGTCAAAGTATCAACGGCGGCAAGAGGCCGCCCAAGACGACCAGGGGCTCACAGTAGCTACCTGAAGGAGGCCAAAGCACATCTGGCGGAGGGGGGGGAGAGTGGAGCAAGCAGCTCGAACCCCCCCCCCTACCGGCCCCCGTGCCTCCCGCCCAGGGACCCGTCGGAGCCGAGGTGCTCCCAGCCGGCGGCCGCGACGATCGAGGCCCTTGCCGCTAAAGCCCTCCTGAATGTGGCCGCCATTCAGGGGGAGGTAAAAAAGAGCGGCAACATCAAGGGCACGGTCCTGGGACAGATCAACCGGGCCACAAAAGAGGTGATCGAGGCGGTGGAGGAGCTCCGCTCGATCACCCCTCAGGAGGAACAGCGCCGACTCCGCGCGGAAAATGCCAGGCTAGCAAGGGAAGTGGAGCTCATCCGCGCGGAGCTCAAGGCATTCAAGGAAGCATACTCGGAGTCGCAGAGGAAAGCGGCCGCGACTCCGAGGGAGGTTCCTCTGGCCCGGGAGGAGGGAGTGGAGACTGTGCTCAGGGGCGCCCTCGAGGAGATGAGGCGCGACCTTCTAGAGTCCGTAGGCGGGATGGTAAATGCCCGCCTAGGAGACCTGGAAACGCGCCTCCCCCCTGAGCCGGTGGTCAGACCGCCTCTTCAAGCGGACCAACAccacccgccgccgccgcgccctgTGGCCCGGCCAAGACTGGCAACCGGTACCACCAAAGGCACCGAAGCACGACCGGCCCAGGCCCCTGTGGCCAAAGCCGGTCCAGCCCCGAAGCCGAAGAGGCGAATCAATAAGACCGGACCGGCCGCCCCTCCCCCCCCTCCACCTGCTAGCGGAGAGGGGAACGCAAGGGCAGCTAAAAAAGCCAAAGCCGCAACCACTGAACCTGCCCCCCAAACATCCGGGGGCGAAGAGGTTCAGTGGTCCAAGGTAGTCGGCCGGAAGGCCGGAAAGAAAAGCAAGAAGGCTCCGGCCAGGGCCCCGCCCGCTGCACAGGTCCAACCT ACGGCGGCTATCACCGTCACTCTCAAACCAGGGGCCACGATCACAAACGCCGAAGGGCAGGTCGCCGAGGCCAAGTACACGGATGTACTGGCCAAAGCCAAGGCGGCGATCTGCCTTagggacctcggcttggagACGGTCAAAGTACGGACGAGTATGACCGGCTCCAAGCTGATGGAGGTGGGGGGAAACACCCCGGAAGAGACGGCCGACCGCCTGGCCGCCGAATTGACACGCGTCATTGGCGACTGGGCGGACATCGCGCGTCCGTCCAAGCTCGCGGACCTCCGGGTCTCGGGCTTGGACGAGACGGTAACGCGCGAGGAGGTGGCAGCCAGACTGGCAACAGCTGGGGGCTGCCACCCCGATGCCGTCAGAGTGGGCCTCATCAGGTCCAGCTTCTGGGGTGGGGGCTCTGCCCTTGTGAGGTgtccggcggcggcggcgaaaGCCGTCGCCCAAATAGGGAAGGTGGCCATAGGGTGGAGTATGGCCACCATCACCGCGGTAAGGGCCCGGCCGCTGCGCTGTTTTAAGTGCATGCGGCTGGGCCACACCCGGGCCCTATGCCCGTCGGAAGCGGAGGATGGTCGCCTCTGCTTCCGATGTGGCCAAGAGGGCCACAAGAGGGCCGCGTGCGAGGCGCCTGTCAATTGCGCCGTGTGTAAAAGGACAGGCTGCCCGCACGCCCACGTCATGGGGGGGGCTAAATGCACCCCCCCCACCATGAGGGGGAAGGCCCGCTCCACCGGCCCTCCCCCTGCGCCAAGAGCGCAGCCGCCGTCCGGGCCCCAACAACAGCCCGAAGAGGAACGTATGCAGGTGTCATAA